In the Sediminibacter sp. Hel_I_10 genome, one interval contains:
- a CDS encoding DUF6428 family protein: MTLLELKKQALTLDHPMTFVLPNGETVPAHFHLTEIGKISKHFIDCGGVLRREKRANLQLWSANDFDHRLQPEKLVTIIEMAEKTLHLGDLDVEVTYQGVSTIETYGLEVTKNGFQLLSLTTNCLAADACGISPEQLPQRESQKAKCDPASNCC; encoded by the coding sequence ATGACACTTTTAGAACTAAAAAAACAAGCCTTAACATTAGATCATCCCATGACTTTTGTTTTACCCAATGGAGAAACCGTTCCGGCACATTTTCATCTTACCGAAATTGGAAAGATTTCGAAACATTTTATTGACTGTGGCGGCGTATTACGTAGAGAAAAAAGAGCAAACCTTCAACTTTGGAGCGCCAATGATTTTGACCATAGATTACAGCCTGAAAAATTAGTTACAATTATAGAGATGGCCGAAAAAACCTTACATCTTGGTGATCTTGACGTAGAAGTGACTTACCAAGGAGTATCTACCATAGAAACCTATGGACTAGAAGTTACCAAAAATGGCTTTCAATTACTTTCGCTAACAACAAATTGTCTTGCAGCAGATGCTTGCGGTATCTCTCCAGAGCAACTACCTCAACGTGAATCTCAGAAAGCAAAATGTGATCCTGCCTCCAACTGTTGTTAA
- a CDS encoding low molecular weight phosphatase family protein: MITDQNYISETLKTFLSLRTEAAITNARKAELQILVDYVSTTSKSKNPILLNFICTHNSRRSHLSQVWAQVMAFAFEIDHVTCYSGGTEMTAVFPMVIKTLEKCGLAISPLSAGDNSVYSIKYAANQHPIIGFSKRYDAPFNPQSQFAAIMTCGHADVNCPIVSGANKRIPITYQDPKAFDNLPIQSQKYMECSELIANEMYYIFKTVKQSL; the protein is encoded by the coding sequence ATGATTACCGATCAAAACTATATTTCTGAAACTTTAAAAACATTTTTAAGTCTTAGAACGGAAGCGGCCATTACAAACGCGAGAAAAGCGGAACTACAGATTTTAGTTGATTATGTTTCGACTACATCTAAAAGCAAGAATCCTATTTTATTAAATTTTATTTGCACCCATAATTCTAGACGCAGTCATCTGTCTCAAGTTTGGGCTCAGGTCATGGCATTTGCTTTTGAAATAGATCACGTTACTTGCTATTCTGGCGGTACTGAAATGACCGCCGTATTTCCTATGGTCATAAAGACACTAGAAAAGTGCGGTTTAGCAATATCTCCTTTATCTGCTGGTGATAATTCCGTTTATAGCATAAAATATGCAGCGAACCAGCATCCGATTATCGGGTTTTCTAAACGATACGATGCGCCGTTTAATCCACAATCTCAGTTTGCGGCCATCATGACCTGCGGACATGCAGATGTAAACTGCCCTATCGTTTCTGGTGCCAACAAAAGAATCCCGATAACCTATCAAGATCCAAAAGCTTTTGATAACTTGCCTATACAATCTCAAAAGTATATGGAATGCTCAGAGTTAATCGCCAATGAAATGTATTACATTTTTAAAACCGTAAAACAGTCCTTATGA
- a CDS encoding MIP/aquaporin family protein encodes MKRYIGEAIGTFAMIFCGCGAMTVNEVTNGAITHVGVAITWGLIVMSMIYAFGEISGAHFNPAVTIGFAYAKKFPWKEVPKYIVAQAIGAILACLLLWFLFPQSETLGATIPAEGFAPYRAFVLELILTFFLMVTIINVSTGSKEIGTMAAIAVGGLILLEAMFAGPMTKASMNPIRSLAPALVSGNLQHLWLYITAPFIGAFLAVASFKLMRPNH; translated from the coding sequence ATGAAACGCTACATAGGAGAAGCCATTGGTACCTTTGCCATGATTTTCTGTGGCTGCGGCGCCATGACGGTTAACGAAGTCACCAATGGCGCTATTACTCATGTTGGCGTGGCCATCACTTGGGGGTTGATAGTAATGAGCATGATCTATGCTTTCGGTGAAATCTCCGGAGCGCATTTTAATCCAGCTGTCACAATTGGTTTTGCTTATGCTAAAAAATTTCCATGGAAAGAGGTTCCCAAATACATTGTCGCTCAGGCTATTGGTGCTATTTTAGCTTGTTTGCTCTTATGGTTCCTATTTCCACAGAGTGAAACTTTAGGCGCCACGATACCGGCAGAAGGTTTTGCCCCGTATCGCGCATTCGTACTAGAGCTGATATTAACCTTTTTCTTGATGGTAACCATTATCAATGTATCTACAGGAAGTAAAGAAATTGGAACCATGGCAGCCATTGCTGTGGGTGGCCTTATCTTGTTAGAAGCCATGTTTGCAGGGCCTATGACCAAGGCCTCTATGAACCCCATAAGATCCTTAGCTCCGGCCTTGGTCTCTGGAAATCTTCAGCATTTATGGCTATATATTACGGCACCTTTTATAGGCGCTTTTTTAGCTGTGGCAAGTTTCAAGCTCATGAGACCGAATCACTAA
- a CDS encoding TetR family transcriptional regulator C-terminal domain-containing protein: MAKKKTISTNDIISFYMDYVLEHNKQPKTVYAFAKANNFEESKFYEHFGSFQAVEEHVFKAFFENSINALEKNEDYLNFDPRNKLLSFYFTFFENLTANRSYVVYALNDQKDNMKRLKVLSKLKHAFTHYIEHLGIDLIDIKQEQLDKIQMRGLKETAWLQLLLTMKFWMDDTSASFEKTDIYIEKSVNTSFDVLDVAPVRSLIDFGKFIFKERVQTK, from the coding sequence ATGGCTAAAAAGAAAACAATCTCGACTAACGACATCATCTCCTTTTACATGGATTATGTTCTCGAACATAACAAGCAACCCAAAACAGTTTACGCTTTTGCAAAAGCAAATAATTTTGAAGAGTCGAAATTTTACGAGCATTTTGGATCCTTTCAAGCGGTTGAAGAGCATGTTTTCAAAGCATTCTTTGAGAACAGCATTAATGCTTTAGAAAAAAACGAAGATTATCTCAATTTTGATCCTAGAAATAAATTACTAAGTTTCTACTTTACATTTTTTGAGAATTTAACGGCCAATAGAAGTTATGTGGTGTACGCTTTGAATGATCAAAAAGATAACATGAAACGTTTAAAGGTACTCTCTAAATTAAAGCATGCCTTTACACATTATATTGAGCATCTTGGGATCGATCTTATCGATATTAAACAAGAACAATTGGATAAAATTCAAATGCGAGGCCTAAAAGAGACCGCGTGGTTGCAACTATTATTGACCATGAAATTTTGGATGGATGATACTTCTGCCAGTTTTGAAAAAACAGATATCTACATAGAAAAATCGGTGAATACTAGTTTTGATGTGCTAGATGTTGCCCCTGTACGGAGCTTGATTGACTTTGGAAAATTCATTTTCAAGGAAAGAGTTCAAACGAAATAA